Below is a genomic region from Apostichopus japonicus isolate 1M-3 chromosome 7, ASM3797524v1, whole genome shotgun sequence.
cctgcttcttgttccgaacagctcccaacgaaatgccaaaaagtcggcaacggggttggggtgggttacccagctccaccatggggcacctcatctcgactgactcgaattacaacacgaaactttaactgaaattggattgaattaaaaaatatatatactagctgtctgcatggatcatacttatctatactattgtgtgaccatataggcgtacagGCTCTGtatagtcaaccaggagagaCTGGGGGAAGCgttttttcttgccacagaaaattaaacattgcccggaagttcctagcacgattaattcatttcaaacttcgacggcaatgaaggacaaagagaaccatataggcctatgcctgactataagatcattgaaccatcaggaacaactccgaataatcttccatttgccgattcatTACACTGGgaataaggggtgggggtggggctttccatttgatccgcaagtatattgaatggtcaccacaacaagggtgtatagcttgggactagcacggggagacttgtcaaccttgtgaacttttttgggggtgagatgcgggggggggggggagttggcaaactaaaacatacagggtaaacagagtggaggaaagaggtcaaaaaagaaagagtgaaagacagatgaagggatggaggaagaaagtaaagaaaatgtggagatggaggctatgggtagagatagatatgatatgaaagtacagagaaaaaaaaccaagagcagaaaaatggagatcactgggatactgtcaaatacacaagaagaatatacaatctaaatactggaattaaataatgcacaacataaatacagctttatgacatcaacaaatcaaaggggaaagatataatgtttcaaggatgctggaaaataagacacaacagaagatggttatggtttctgatctattaggcttcttctctctactgctaccaggatgtaagagaccacagggactcgcacaactctttaagttgtgatgacctctgacccttactatgcctaactgttatcttgccaggaaataaatacaccagtgcatgagaggaggtgagagacaggactgattgatcgtgtcgataggggtacatgtgattcaagaagatagatgtaaagattagcatcgtttggacacttcaaatgggaccccctccccaccccccacaccctcccccacgttcaaatcatatcccctcctggcaacggaaatgaacaccagtataaataaaccgatacagatatttatacacgctgtgcgtgtaggcctatatacaataatataaagctggccattctctgattgttactccttgattgaatttccccaaccttgcccaccttgacttagagggtggccaagctcctgatttacagtcatagctactatcgaacaaaatggacgaaagcaatttatctcaatctggtgatgcagatgtatcattagctgctaatccaacgtttgtgaatgtcgcacaacctgtcaacaaaagtctgggaaaagtgcttgcccctgccatatgtatgatctcttttgttcaggatcatgtaaatgtggcaatgtgtattcgtatagtctgaggtttctctcccatgctgctccatatctaatcctactggtgacattggacagaacattggcagatggcttcttgagaggtgttgaagtaactggatcaggagtatctgtagagattacataaaacaatagttactagattgcaagtatcctgctatagcttctatggctgtgactaaaaatatacagtaccttttgtttagaacttatcacacttatgcagcactggaaactgatatttcaatttaaatggtgtcattgagtttagaggacattgaagttacaagtatgttggtgaaaccaagaccaccctcaagaagcagttctagtcacaagtcaataccatgaaaatggagactccagtaggggaacactttcagctccccaatcataccattaaagacatgtcccaacaggtaactaacttcgtagactaaccatctcagacacagtacaccacagcagagatagagagagtggaCGGAGTGccctagcaccattcaactgaatgggctcaatatacaggaaggacatgactaactttatcctgctccatctctgtattctgctatagtttatttgccctctctccttacttaatcctcgctttgtactccagtttatctaaatacctctgctttccctgactccttttgttcaatacaccattaacttctttctttgtgttcaccatgtcctctctgttccaggctctattgtgtctctttaatttactgttactagtcagtttgcctctaaagaagatcctgataatatcaggcccacttacttttataaattctcatacacatgtatgctttttagtggatgagcaatatgctaccatctttttcttttcttttggaatttaatgagaatgaaattgtattatttttctgatcacaccagatcagataagattagcactgctcttccagtctgtaattcatgcaaggataaacataaaaatttaccttctcctttctgagtgtcaactgatctttctgtggtgacagccgctgagaatgcctctgtttgactttcagcatctttccggaaaagatgcatttgaaacctatacaatgaaacaaaaaaaattgtctgtaaatcatataactgaaatagtaattttactgtacaccccaagcttaattgtatgcgtaatgaatctggtaatgaccaaatcattacaaacatacatgtttttatcatacctacccaagaaaaaatatgaaagagaaaagtaacaaacaaacacttaggcagatttcaataataacatattgttaacccacattgatttaaacccagataaggatgagatattctttcatactcttcttcaacatatccataaaccgcggtacctttcaagaattgtaaggataattttgtgttgcccaactgcttgcccaacaacttgagctcacatgtcaatgtaaaatttactatgttaacttcctgtcttagtgaactgattggtttcatatcgctaaaagatgtccagtcttttgatcaaagtttgatgtacactcattatttacctactgtgtaaacttcctgtttatgtgagcagttggtttcatgagtgagaattgagatgctagcttactccatgacaccattgtgaaaaattcctgtttacatgaatagcttgatttcagactaccattaatttaacgctagattactctccacaagagatagtttcggccaccaaatttaatagatattataatttttgaacactaaacatcagatcattcacaagaagctgaacaaaaacaagcatagtactgactatatataaaaaatatgataacttagcacagcatcataaagtatgagcatcaggcctacacaaaaaaaactggtactttcttacctccaggcatggctatataaaggtttataaag
It encodes:
- the LOC139970328 gene encoding uncharacterized protein isoform X2 → MITYKRKPISLKTRKLQLFPLQNDPCASMFQMHLFRKDAESQTEAFSAAVTTERSVDTQKGEDTPDPVTSTPLKKPSANVLSNVTSRIRYGAAWERNLRLYEYTLPHLHDPEQKRSYIWQGQALFPDFC
- the LOC139970328 gene encoding uncharacterized protein isoform X1 — translated: MEKELYKHVHDLTSVSNADFAEHLLQDHTKRFQMHLFRKDAESQTEAFSAAVTTERSVDTQKGEDTPDPVTSTPLKKPSANVLSNVTSRIRYGAAWERNLRLYEYTLPHLHDPEQKRSYIWQGQALFPDFC